The sequence AGCCCTGTTATTCTTATCATCAGGTGCCGTCATCCTTGCGGTACATCATGAGCAAAACATCTTTAAGATGGGCGGTCTACGTAAAAAGATACCGTTGGTATTTTGGTGCTATATCGTTGGTGGCGGTGCATTGGCAGCTATACCCTGGGTCACGGTCGGTTTTTACTCTAAAGAAGCGATTCTTTGGGAGAGTTATGCAACTGGTCACATGGTTTTATTCTATATGGGTGTATTCGGTGCTTTCTTAACCGCGCTTTATACCTTCCGTATGATTTGGATTATCTTCTTTGGTGAAGAAAAGACCCATGCTCATAAATTATCTGGTGTGTCATATTGGCTGCCACTTAGTGTGTTGCTCGTATTATCAACGGCAGTGGGTGCATTTATCACTCCGCCATTACAAGGCGTCTTGCCAGAGAGTGTTGGGCATTTATTGGAAGTCGCTGGTCAAGCGCATGGTAAGCATACGGCTGAGTTTATCGCCATGGGTGCGATGCTGGCTGGTCTAATAATAGCGGCGCTATTATATGTGGTGGATAAAGGTCGCGTGCTCACCCGCTTTAAGCGCTCACGTGTTGGTGGGGCGCTATATCACTGGTGTTATCATGGTCTAGGTTTTGATGCGCTATACGATGTAATTTTTGTAAAACCCTTTTTGTTCATCGGCCGCTTATTTAAAGCCGACCCTATCGATAAAGCGTGGCTCGTCTTGCCTAAGCTGGCATCTGCTGGTAATAAGGTATTGTCTGCGACGCAAACAGGGTCACTTCGAGGTTACGCTGCAAGCTTTGGCTTGGGCATGGCTGTATTACTAGTGCTGGTAATGATGACGGTGGTATAAGATGATTGAGTTACAACAAACGTGGATGCTACCAGCATTAATTGCAATTCCCTTTATTGCCGGGTTGTTATGTTGGTTGGTCGAGCGCTTTAATAAACGTCTGCCGCGCTGGATTGCTCTAATCGGTATGACGTTGACCTTTGTATTGTCGCTAGTGCTGTGGCAATACGGCGACTTTAGTGGCATGAGTAAGCAAGTCATTGCGCCAGACGCTGCTGTGCCTTGGGTCGCTGAATTTAGTGTGCCATGGATACCGAGCTTTGGTATTAGCTTCCATTTAGCGATGGATGGCTTGTCACTGATGATGGTGGCGTTGACAGGATTGCTCGGTATTGCCGCAGTGGCTTGTTCGTGGAATGAGATTCAGCGTCGAGTCGGCTTTTTCCATCTCAACCTTTTGTGGAGTTTGGGCGGCGTCATTGGTGTTTTCTTAGCCATTGACCTCTTCTTGTTCTTCTTCTTTTGGGAGATGATGCTGGTTCCTATCTACTTCTTGATCGCTATTTGGGGTCATGATGTGGTTGGCAAAACTAAGGAATACGCAGCGACTAAGTTCTTTATTTATACCCAGGCATCTGGGCTTATTATGCTGGTCGGCATTTTGATATTGGTCATTATCAGCTACGCTCAAAAAGGGGTGGTGAGCTTTAATTATAATGATTTGCTCGGTACGTCACTTGGCGGCTGGGAATATCCGATCATGCTGTGCTTCTTTATTGGCTTTGCGGTTAAGTTGCCGATTATTCCGTTCCATGGCTGGTTGCCAGATGCGCATGCACAAGCACCAACGGCAGGTTCGGTGGATTTGGCAGGGGTTTTGATTAAAACCGCAGCTTATGGCTTGATTCGTTTCGTGTTGCCATTATTTCCAGCAGCATCACAAGATTTTGCGCCGATTGCGATGACCTTGGGTACGATTGGTATCTTCTATGGTGCATGGCTCGCCTTTATGCAGACCGATATGAAGCGTTTGCTGGCTTATACCAGTATCTCGCATATGGGCTTTGTGGTATTGGCGATTTATGCAGGCACTTTATTAAGCTTGCAAGGTCTGATGATTCAGATGCTCGCACATGGCTTAAGCTCAGCAGCGCTATTCATCATGGCAGGACAGTTATATGAGCGTCTACATACGCGTGATTTGACCTTGATGGGTGGTATGTGGGGTCAGTTCCGTTACTACGCACCGATACTGATGTTCTTCTGTGCGGCATTGCTCGGTATTCCGGGCACAGGTAACTTCATCGGCGAGTTCATGATTTTATTTGGTGCTTTTGCTCAGTATCCAGTATTTGTGGTCTTTGCAACATTCAGTCTGGTACTAGCAGGGCTATACTCGCTTATTTTGATTCACCGTGCACTATTTGGTAAAAACAACATCGAAGCAGTCGCCATGCAAGAAACCAAGTTACATGGTTTGCCTATGCGTCCATTAAAAGATTTGGGCAAGCGTGAGTTGTCATTGTTATTGATGCTCGCTGCAGGTTTGGTCTGGCTCGGTCTATATCCACAGCCGTTCCTTGATACCTCAAGTCATGCGATGCAGTGGATCAATAATGCATATATATACAGTCAAGTCACACAAGTAGATGCGTCGCAACTGCTTGATGCAATGGAGGCACGTTAAGTCATGAATGATATTACGATGAATGATTTGATGGGATTGTTGCCTTATGCGCCAATCATTGCCGTTGTTATTACGGTATTGGTGGTCATGATTGCCATCGCAATTAAACGCTCACATATGGTGACTGGTACGATAACGGTCGTCGGCTTAAATATTGGTCTGTTTACCCTCATTGGGCAAATGACAGGTATGGTGAATAGCGGTACTCTCGTGCCAAATGCTGAGCAGTTATTCGTTATTGATAACTTTGCTCAGTTTAACATGGTGATTATTTTTATCTGTGCATTGGCTTGCTGTACGTTATCTTATGCGTATTTGGCCAATCTCAAGGATAATAAAGAAGAGCTATATTTGCTCATGTTGCTATCGACGATTGGTGCTTTACTGATGGTCAGTGCTCAGCATTTAGCGTCATTCTTTATGAGCTTAGAGATGCTGTCTATACCGCTATACGGCATGCTGTCATATACCTATATGCGCAACCGCTCGCTTGAGTCAGGACTGAAATACTTGGTGCTGTCAGCGACGGCATCGGCGACATTGCTCATGGGTATGGCATTTATCTACGCCGAAGTAGGCTCGCTCGCCTTTAAGCCAATCAGTATGGTATTAGGTGATGTTTTTGAGTCGCCACTACTGATACTTGGTGCGGCGATGATGATGTTTGGTATCGCCTTCAAACTCTCTGCTGCGCCGTTTCATATGTGGACACCAGATGTATACGAAGGCGCTCCAGCACCAATCGCTACCTTTTTAGCATCGGTATCAAAAGTAGCTATGATGGGCTTGGCGGTTCGTTTCTTAATCGATACGTCTTTATTGGCATTGCCATCGGTGCAAATGCTGTTAATGGTCATGGCAACTTTATCTATTTTGATCGGTAACTTATTAGCAGTACGTCAAACCAGCCTCAAACGCCTATTGGGTTATTCATCCATTGCCCATATGGGTTATGTGTTGATTGTCATCGTCAGTATCGGCGCGGCAGCGGATAGTATCTCTAGTATGTATATGGCTGTTTATGCATTAACCTCTATCGGTGCCTTTGGTGTTGTGACCTTGATGTCGAGCCCTTATCGTTTATCTGGTGAGGCTGATGAGCTGACCCATTATCAAGGGCTGTTTTGGCGTCGTCCCGTATTGACTGCGGTTATGACTATTATGATGTTGTCATTGGCGGGTATTCCGTTGACGGCAGGCTTTATTACCAAGCTATTTGCGATATTGGCAGCGGTACAAGGAACTAATTGGTTCTTGGCAGCGATGATTATCTTGGGTAGTGCGATCGGCTTATTCTATTACTTGCGCGTGATGCTCACCCTCTTTAAACGTCCGAAACAGTTCATTGAGTTTGACGTTTCTAGCCAATGGGCGATGCGTACTGGCGGGATCATGGTTATTGCGGTGACCGCGATGATTATCTTCTTTGGTATCTTGCCAAACAGCATGATTGAATGGGCAAGTCTGGCACGTATTTGGTAAATAGCAAAAGGGTAAGTAGGGGTATGCTGATACCGCTGCTTATCTGTTATTACGGTCAGAAACCCAAGATGCGCCAGCTTTGTGATAAGCTTGGCGCATCTTTTATTTTGTGTCGTTTAAAGTCTTGATAAAAATAATGATTACTAAAAAGTGAGTCGATAATTCTTATGAGTGATAATATTCAGACAGTAACTGTGCTTAGTAAGACCACGTGGACGCCAAACCTATTTAGCTTCACTGTCAGCCGTCCTGATAGCTTTAAGTTTACTGCGGGTCAATTTGTGCGTTTGGGCGTCAATCCCAGTCAATTAAAATATTACCAGCAGCAACAAGGCGACACCGTTAACGATGTACCTGATGCTGCATTGAATGAAGACATCTTTCGGGCTTATTCCATCGTCTCTTCACCTTTTGATGAAGTATTAGAATTTTTCTCTATTGTCATCCCCGATGGTGCATTTACGTCGCAGTTGCAGCACCTAGAAGTGGGCGATGAGCTGCTGCTTAATACCATGCCGTTTGGTTTTTTGACGTTAGCACGTTATCAAAAGCCTTTACCAAAAGATTTATGGCTGCTCGCGACTGGAACGGGCTTGGCACCATTTTTATCAATGTTACAAGATTTGCAGACGTGGGAAGATTACGAGCACATCATCTTGGCTTATAGTGCGCGCTCGATAGAAGAGCTTGCCTATATCGACAAGATTGAAAGTTTGCAAGAAGACTTTGGTTCTCTAGTTAATAATCCTGCAAAACTAATCTTTATTCCTATCGTTACCCGTGAACCTGTCGAAGGCGCCCTGACAGAGCGTCTGCCCAAGCTGCTGCTAGATGGTACGCTGCAAGAGCGAGCGGGCATCGCCTTGGATGTTGATAGCACGCACGTCATGTTATGTGGCAATCCAGACATGGTGGAAGATACCAAAGAGGCGCTCAAGACTTTAGGTTTGGTGATGAATCGTCGCGGCGAGGGCAATATTGCGGTAGAAAATTACTGGTAGTTGCATGATTGATGACGGCACGCTTTAGAAGCCATTGAAAATTTTCTTGATAAAAAAGCGCTGACGCTAAAAGACAACAATAGTCTCTAAGTGTCAGCGCTTTTTTGCTAAGTAAAAAACGTCATTTGTATACTGAGGGGTTTATACCTGACTCGGCTCGGTCGCATCATCTATTGGGTTAATAGGGCCTTGCATCAGCTCAGGCTCATCATCATCGCCGATAATATCTTCGTTACTGCTGGCAGCCAATAAATCACGATAATTGATTTGAGTTTTTAAAATCATTTGCTCTTCTTCAAGCTCGCCATAGTTGACTTGAACTTTATGCAAAGTGCTCATGATTTTTTTGTTCTTTTTTAACCAACGATTGATATCAAGGTAGATAACCTCGTCTTTTGCACGGGCGATATTGATATAAGAGAGAATAAAGCCTAATGGGTCTTTTTTTAGAATAGTGTGATAAAACCAAATAAACAGTTTGATACCTTGGCGCTTAATAAACGACTCACAACGTAGATTTAGCACATCAGTATAAGTCTGTTGACCAAAGACAAATCGCTGGACGTTACGATCGAGCTGTACATGAATCAAACTAAAATTACTCGCCACCTCTGCATAAATTCCACCAGCATCGACCGTACAGTATAAGCGGAACCAGTCATCATGCATTTCAACACGTAGCTCTAAGATGGCTTTTACATTATCAGTGACGAACTTCTGCAGCGCATCATTGACATAAATCTGTGCCACTGGCAGCGACAACTCATCTTCGAATTTATCAGTCGTTCTATGATATATCTGTTTGATGGATTGGGTAAGGCGCTCCCAACCATCGCTAAATGATTCGTCGAAACGATAGCCCATATTTTCAAAAAATTCATCAAAATTGTCTGAATTATCCCTGTTATCAAAATCACTCAAACTTATTATCCTTATAATTATAGGGGAGGTAGCTGACTCAATGGCATAAAGAGCGACTGATTAAAAAATGACAGACAGACTGTTCTTTAATGAAAGCTGGCGAGTGATCATTACATGCGTTTTTGCTTAATCAGCAATAATCTGTCCAGTTTATTTACGCCTATTTAACCCGCCCTAATGACACAAAAATTATAAAACAGTATATAACAAATATGATGGCTTCAAAATGGACACATGGGTTTTGTCGCAAATCATTTAATTGGCAATGCTTATATGTTCAAAATACGGTCTAGCGATGACATACTCGCATTGGTGTTATATCATTTTTGCTGGTTTAGCTTGTCAATAAATTGACCAAAGGAGACAAATAATGTGTGAGCGGGTTAAAATGAGTCGGCAACGGTTGTGCTAGCGACAGAATTCTATGTCATGTTATGATAGCGCCAGTATAAATCCTGCCCATTATCATAACGCTTATTACTTGCTGTCTTGTATTTATAAGCTCATATTCATAAGCTGAGACCCATTGTGGCCTATATCAAAGATTCACAAAGCTATCATTTTTCCGCGCAAGCACCTAAGCGGGATGTTAGTTTACCGGTAGCCATCGTTATCGCTGTGGCCGTACACGCCATTATTATTTTTGGTATTGGCTTTTCGATGGGCAAAGATCCTGCGGCAATGATGCAAGATGTGGCAAAAGCGCTAACCGACAATATGCAGCCAAATGAAGACGCTCACTTTATTGCTAATGCCTCCCAAAAAGGTGGCGGCACAGTGGAGGAGCAATTAAGACAAGAGAACGACCAAATCAGCCCATTGTCTGCTGAGCAAATAAGTGAGACGCAAGATGTGATTAGCCTGCAGCGTCAAGTCCGCCAGCAGCATTACCAAGAAAGCTATCTGCGTACCACCTTAAGCTGGCGTCAAGCGAGCGTGGAGTCTGATAATGATAGCAAGCAAGCACAAGATGATATGATGGCGCAAGAAGAGCGTCTGCGTAAACAAATTGCTACTTTAGAGACACAGCTGTCTCAACGTCAGCAAGTCTATGCAACCAAATCAAAAGTCGTGACGGTCGATAGCAACTCGACGACGCGTGGTGCCGCGGCTGATTATATTAATACTTTCCGTGAGCATGTCGAACGCATTGGGAATTTGCATTATCCCATGCAGGCACGGGCTCAAGGTATCACGGGCGAAGTGCGCCTTATGGTCATCATTAGTAGTGATGGTAATATTAAAGCCATACGTCTGCTTGAAAGCTCCAACTCCACATTATTAGATGAAGCAGCAAAACAATCAGTACGCCAAGCAGCGCCCTTTGGTAAGTTCACCAAAGACATGGAAGATATTGTTGAGCTGCGTTTGATACGTACCTATCGTTACAGCGATAAAGTGGATGTTACTTATTAGGGCGTGTTGAATATATAGATGATGAGCGTTAGCTACGCTGCAAACAGATAAGATACCAATATTTATAACAAACGAATACCACACACCGCTATAAAATAAAGAGTCAGTATGGAATTTTTAGGTTTTACAATAGATGTTGCCAACTTAACCAGTAACGCATTAAGCTTGGTCATTAAAGTTGCGCTAGCGATATTAATATTCGTCGTAGGTCGCTGGCTTGCCAAAAAGGCAGTCACCGTTGCTCACAAAATGATGTTGCGTAGTCGCTTAGATGACACCGTTGCGAACTTTTTAGGTCGTCTAATCTACGGAGTGTTACTGGTCGTGGTTGCATTAGCTGCCTTGAGTAAGGTTGGCGTACAGACTACCTCAGTCGTCGCTATATTGGGCGGTGCTGCAGTAGCCATTGGTCTGTCACTAAAAGATCAGTTGTCTAACTTTGCCGCTGGCATCATGATTGTGACGTTTCGCCCCTTTGTGCGCGGCGATTATGTGCAAATCAGCAGCTACACAGGAACCGTAACAGAAATCACTTTGGTCAATACCCACCTGACGACGATAAACAATCACGATATCATTATCCCAAATAGTGATATTACGACTTCAGCTGTGACGAACTATACGGCGCTACCCAACCGCCGTGTCGATATCACGGTCGGTATTGGCTATGATGCCGATATCAAAACTGCCAAAAACGTGATGCTGAATTTGGCAAAAAATAATCCGTTGGCCTTTACTGACCCTGAACCTATCGTACGCGTCACCAATTTGGGTGATAACTCAGTAGACTTGACGCTAAATATTTGGACAACCAATGCTGACTGGTGGACAATGCAGTGTGATTTGCTTGAGCAATTCAAATACGCCTTAGATGATGAAAAAATCGACATTCCATTCCCGCAGCGTAATGTCCATGTTAAAGGATTGGATCAGATGATTAATCAGATGAGTCAAGCACAAAAGCTACCGATGACCAAAGACTAGTCTCTAAAAAATATGAATTAAGTATAAGGGTTTGGAAGGCTGAGACCTGCTAAAATCTCAATTTCAAACCGTTCCATCTCATCTTGCTCGGCTTGTCCAAGCTCATGATCAAAACCCAATAAGTGCAGCACACCATGTATCAGTAAATGGCTAATGTGCTGTGCGGTTGTCTTTTCTTGCTCTGCGGCCTCACGTACTATGACGCCATGACAGATGACCAGCTCACCGAGGGAAAGCGTTGGCATCAGCTCAATAATTGCGGCTGGCAGATCACTTGGATAAGATAAAATATTGGTCGCATAATCCTTACCGCGTGCTTCCAGATTTAATGCCTGACCCTCAATTTCATCGGTAATGTATATGTCTAATACTTTAGATTTCTCTTGCCATAGCTCAGGGTCGATATCTACAAAATAGGGTAGCGTTAGACCTTCTTTAATGCGCCCATCGATATAATCCAACGCTGCCATCATCACAGACTGTAAGTGCTTACGATCATAAAAAGTGTCTAGTATGTCATCATCAATACTACTGGTGGCACTGATATCAAGTGCTGCCAAACTGGCATCATCGCCAGCACGCTCATTTGTATCATGGTTGTCAAAACTGTTGTTACCCTTCTCTTGGCTCATGCCATTATCCTTTTACTTTATTGTAAGATGGTGTGCTTTATCATCTGATAGAACTTATGACTAAAGCTAAAAAATGCTAGTCGTAAAAAACCGGATTACTGACAGTAATCCGGCTTTGCATTTTTATAACATTAAGTAGCAGGCTAGACCGTTTATAGCTTGGCTGCAGCATTAGCAATAACTTGTTTACGCTCTTGCTCTTTTCTGCGCTCAAACTTACGCTTTTCTTCTAACGCTACTTGTTCTTCATCATAAACATCGTAGGCTTCTACAATTTTCTGTACCAATTGATGACGTACCACATCTTTTGAATCAAACTTGGTGATATGAATTTCTTCAATACCAATTAAGATTTCCATTGCTTGCGCTAAGCCTGACTTATGACCACGTGGCAAATCGACCTGTGTAATATCACCTGTAATTACTGCTCGTGAACCGAAACCCAAACGGGTCAAAAACATTTTCATCTGTTCAGGCGTAGTGTTTTGCGCTTCATCTAAGATGACAAACGAGTTATTTAAAGTACGACCGCGCATATAGGCAAGGGGTGCGATTTCGATGACTTGTTTTTCAATCAGCTTGCCCACTTTTTCAACGCCGATCATCTCATATAGCGCATCATATAATGGACGCAAGTAGGGATCGATTTTTTGCGTCAAGTCACCTGGCAGAAAGCCCAGTTTTTCACCAGCTTCTACCGCCGGACGCACCAATAAAATCCGCTCAATCTCATTACGCTCAAGCATATCCACGGCGCAAGCCACGGCTAAATAGGTCTTACCCGTACCAGCAGGACCAATACCGAATGAGACATCAGAGTTCAGTACGTTTTGGACGTAGGTCTGCTGATTGCCACCGCGAGGAATGATACGACCTTTACGCGTGCGTAAGCTAACTGGCGTAAACTCGTGAGCTGATTCTAAGTCCGCCTCAGCGTCTGCATTATCCTTGGCTTCTTGCTCATCCGCTTCCATATCTTCATCACGAGAAATGCTCGATTGGATAATAAGATGTAGCTCCGCTGCACTAATGTCCTTGGTATTCTGTGCCTCATCTACCAGTTTATAAATAATACGTTCACCGCGCTCGACATTCGATATGTCGCCACTCAAACAGAAGTCACCTTGACGCTGCATGATTTTGATATCGAGGCGTTGTTGGATATATTTCATGTGGTTGTTGTATTCACCAAGCACGGTTTTGAGCTGTGCGGGTGTCAATGATTCAAACTTTATACGGCGGCTCATGGAATCAGTCAAGCGATTATCCTTTTATTATGTACCCCAACGCTATGATTTGGTTTTGATGGCATTGCGGGTTTAAGAGATAAAATGGTCGGTCGTTATGGTCTTGGCTTTACGTTATAGAGATAGAAATGACGGTAGAATTATTATTCGTTTTAGGAGTGGTGATAAGTAACGGTCTTGCCTTTATTATGGTCGATAGATTTTAAATTTCAAGCCATACGTCGAACAGATGCCACTGTTTTTGTACGACGATTGCAACCGCT is a genomic window of Psychrobacter cibarius containing:
- the nuoM gene encoding NADH-quinone oxidoreductase subunit M, with amino-acid sequence MIELQQTWMLPALIAIPFIAGLLCWLVERFNKRLPRWIALIGMTLTFVLSLVLWQYGDFSGMSKQVIAPDAAVPWVAEFSVPWIPSFGISFHLAMDGLSLMMVALTGLLGIAAVACSWNEIQRRVGFFHLNLLWSLGGVIGVFLAIDLFLFFFFWEMMLVPIYFLIAIWGHDVVGKTKEYAATKFFIYTQASGLIMLVGILILVIISYAQKGVVSFNYNDLLGTSLGGWEYPIMLCFFIGFAVKLPIIPFHGWLPDAHAQAPTAGSVDLAGVLIKTAAYGLIRFVLPLFPAASQDFAPIAMTLGTIGIFYGAWLAFMQTDMKRLLAYTSISHMGFVVLAIYAGTLLSLQGLMIQMLAHGLSSAALFIMAGQLYERLHTRDLTLMGGMWGQFRYYAPILMFFCAALLGIPGTGNFIGEFMILFGAFAQYPVFVVFATFSLVLAGLYSLILIHRALFGKNNIEAVAMQETKLHGLPMRPLKDLGKRELSLLLMLAAGLVWLGLYPQPFLDTSSHAMQWINNAYIYSQVTQVDASQLLDAMEAR
- the nuoN gene encoding NADH-quinone oxidoreductase subunit NuoN, coding for MNDITMNDLMGLLPYAPIIAVVITVLVVMIAIAIKRSHMVTGTITVVGLNIGLFTLIGQMTGMVNSGTLVPNAEQLFVIDNFAQFNMVIIFICALACCTLSYAYLANLKDNKEELYLLMLLSTIGALLMVSAQHLASFFMSLEMLSIPLYGMLSYTYMRNRSLESGLKYLVLSATASATLLMGMAFIYAEVGSLAFKPISMVLGDVFESPLLILGAAMMMFGIAFKLSAAPFHMWTPDVYEGAPAPIATFLASVSKVAMMGLAVRFLIDTSLLALPSVQMLLMVMATLSILIGNLLAVRQTSLKRLLGYSSIAHMGYVLIVIVSIGAAADSISSMYMAVYALTSIGAFGVVTLMSSPYRLSGEADELTHYQGLFWRRPVLTAVMTIMMLSLAGIPLTAGFITKLFAILAAVQGTNWFLAAMIILGSAIGLFYYLRVMLTLFKRPKQFIEFDVSSQWAMRTGGIMVIAVTAMIIFFGILPNSMIEWASLARIW
- a CDS encoding ferredoxin--NADP reductase, whose translation is MSDNIQTVTVLSKTTWTPNLFSFTVSRPDSFKFTAGQFVRLGVNPSQLKYYQQQQGDTVNDVPDAALNEDIFRAYSIVSSPFDEVLEFFSIVIPDGAFTSQLQHLEVGDELLLNTMPFGFLTLARYQKPLPKDLWLLATGTGLAPFLSMLQDLQTWEDYEHIILAYSARSIEELAYIDKIESLQEDFGSLVNNPAKLIFIPIVTREPVEGALTERLPKLLLDGTLQERAGIALDVDSTHVMLCGNPDMVEDTKEALKTLGLVMNRRGEGNIAVENYW
- a CDS encoding energy transducer TonB, which encodes MAYIKDSQSYHFSAQAPKRDVSLPVAIVIAVAVHAIIIFGIGFSMGKDPAAMMQDVAKALTDNMQPNEDAHFIANASQKGGGTVEEQLRQENDQISPLSAEQISETQDVISLQRQVRQQHYQESYLRTTLSWRQASVESDNDSKQAQDDMMAQEERLRKQIATLETQLSQRQQVYATKSKVVTVDSNSTTRGAAADYINTFREHVERIGNLHYPMQARAQGITGEVRLMVIISSDGNIKAIRLLESSNSTLLDEAAKQSVRQAAPFGKFTKDMEDIVELRLIRTYRYSDKVDVTY
- a CDS encoding mechanosensitive ion channel, which produces MEFLGFTIDVANLTSNALSLVIKVALAILIFVVGRWLAKKAVTVAHKMMLRSRLDDTVANFLGRLIYGVLLVVVALAALSKVGVQTTSVVAILGGAAVAIGLSLKDQLSNFAAGIMIVTFRPFVRGDYVQISSYTGTVTEITLVNTHLTTINNHDIIIPNSDITTSAVTNYTALPNRRVDITVGIGYDADIKTAKNVMLNLAKNNPLAFTDPEPIVRVTNLGDNSVDLTLNIWTTNADWWTMQCDLLEQFKYALDDEKIDIPFPQRNVHVKGLDQMINQMSQAQKLPMTKD
- the ybeY gene encoding rRNA maturation RNase YbeY → MSQEKGNNSFDNHDTNERAGDDASLAALDISATSSIDDDILDTFYDRKHLQSVMMAALDYIDGRIKEGLTLPYFVDIDPELWQEKSKVLDIYITDEIEGQALNLEARGKDYATNILSYPSDLPAAIIELMPTLSLGELVICHGVIVREAAEQEKTTAQHISHLLIHGVLHLLGFDHELGQAEQDEMERFEIEILAGLSLPNPYT
- a CDS encoding PhoH family protein, whose product is MSRRIKFESLTPAQLKTVLGEYNNHMKYIQQRLDIKIMQRQGDFCLSGDISNVERGERIIYKLVDEAQNTKDISAAELHLIIQSSISRDEDMEADEQEAKDNADAEADLESAHEFTPVSLRTRKGRIIPRGGNQQTYVQNVLNSDVSFGIGPAGTGKTYLAVACAVDMLERNEIERILLVRPAVEAGEKLGFLPGDLTQKIDPYLRPLYDALYEMIGVEKVGKLIEKQVIEIAPLAYMRGRTLNNSFVILDEAQNTTPEQMKMFLTRLGFGSRAVITGDITQVDLPRGHKSGLAQAMEILIGIEEIHITKFDSKDVVRHQLVQKIVEAYDVYDEEQVALEEKRKFERRKEQERKQVIANAAAKL